The sequence AGCGGACGACTTTTTCAAAGAGACTGACATGGCCCGCCGTGAGTAGCAAGACAGTTGCGATTTGGACGCCCAAAAGCATGCATGTCTCGCACTCAAATGGTATTTTCGTCACACTTTTCAGCCAACTTGGCAACATGACGCTTACTTAATTAGTACGTATATTTCTTGCACGACGTACTAGTGCACTCAGCTCAGGGAGTAATATCGAAAGCGAAATGGAGTTTCTTTTGTAGATAGAGAAAACGAGCTTGAGAAACAGTTgagtatcttcttcttcctcggttcATCCACGTCCGGTCCGGAGAGAGACTGACACACCACCTACTAAAGGAAGAGTCGAGGTGCATGCATGTCCAGTACCACTAGTTTAATTTGCTGCTGCGCATTACTATTAATCCGCGTAATCATCGCCATATTTTAGCTAGAGTTGGTACGAATGACGAAGGAATCTTGCATTCCAGCTACAAGTTTGGCTACGAATTAGCGGTTAACACGATCAAACTTGTCTGACTTATATTCTGACGATGACGATGCGAGGCTAGCTTTGATAAGGGGTGCCAAAGATGCTTGAGCTCGATAGGCTGGTAGACGAGCCTCGATTCGAGCTTGGCTCGTACAGTCAAAGTCAGTGAGCTGAGTACGAGCCTCACCAAAGCTTGTCAACTTAAACGAGCCCAACTTATTCTACTTTTATCAAACTTAAATCTATGAGAATACTTGAGCTTAGCTCATGTTATCGAGCCCAGCTTGAGCTTGTATGCAAATTATAATGTGTACGTATTATTTCCTAGTGAGCTTACTCAGGACcggtttgttttttttattttaattacaGATTCTAACTTTTAAaattagaattaaaaaatagatatccAGAATCTTTAATTTGAGATTAGATTATGTCACAATCTATAATACAGAAAAAATTGCTTTTTATATTATAGATTATAACATATATTTAACCACCGTACCATTACAAAATAatgttttgcttcttcttttattCTTCCTTCGCTCTCTCCCCCTTACCACCGCTTGACAGAGCCAAGCTCCCGCCGCCCGCGCCTCGACCTCCCTCTTCCTTTCTGATGAGCTCCGTCACCGTGAGCTCCTCTCCTCCCGTCCTCCGCCATGAACTCCTCAACCTCACCTCCTCTCCACCAAAGGAGTTGAGCCATCGAGCTCTCTTCTCCCCCAATTCCAGCGAACCACCACCGCGACCGCTGAATCGATCTACCGTCACCAGCCTTCTCCAGTCAAGCCTTCACGCCAGGAGGTCTGCGCCAACTCCCTCTCCCTTTTCCCCAacttccctcctcctcctcttcgatGTGCACAATTGCTAATGGCGCACCTCTGCTGTCAGTTCGCCCTCTCCGTTGTCGGCCCATTCCATTGCTCCTCTACCTCCGCTGGCACCCTAAACGAGTTCCTCGACCTTGGGAACACGTGAAGCGCCCTCTAGATAACGTCCTCACTCACTTGAGCTCGCTATCgacttcctccttgtcgtcGGCAACCAAAGCTCGTCATCCATCTCCTCTTGCTCGCCACTACATATGCCGCCACTGCCCCCGTCCGCTGCCTACATCCACCTCCTCCTGCTTCGCCGCCGCGTTCATCCACCTTCTCCTGCTCTGCCGCCGTGGTTGTCTAGCAGACTACCGATTGATGGCGCGCTCGTGCTCCTTTGTCGCGGGCTTCACGGGTAGTGTGGGGCCCACGGAGTGCACCCCTTGACGTCGTTGTCGCATCGAGCCGCATCTTTGGGCTACACTCCGTCGAGCCCTTCGTGACAGGCCGCGTCACTAGACTACATGCCCTGAGTCCTCCTTGGCGCGCTGCTTCGCCACACTACATGATTGCGAAGACTCCGCCACAGCGTGTTGCTTCATCGGACTAAACACTTGAGAACCCACCACGACGTActgggagggagagagcgagtctgtagggggagaaagagagaggggagagattcTAATAATAATATGATGTTTGTTTTAGATTATATAATTTATACTCTAATAAtctagattgtggattgtgagaatcaatATTTAGATGGTTGAAATCACAATCAAAACACAAACATGCCCTCCGGCTGTGACCGATCCTGGTTAGCTCTAAACTAAATTTACTCAGGAGTGAGTCAGGACCTGaccatttatttttcttcttgagagagagagagaagaggcagGTGGGCCTGCAGGCCCATTCCGTCCTGACCCACAGCAACGGCGGCAAGGCCCTCTAGGCCCATATGATCGCAACGACATGGGCCCTATATGTCAAAAAACCACCGGTCCCGAAAGCGCGGGGTGGGCGATTTCGGCCGAAACTGAGGGCGGGAGCTCGGAATTGGGACAGGTTTACGGTTCGCAATTCTTTGGACATCTTAACGCGTGGTATTCGGCTGACCCAATACCAATTCCTCAATTCTCTGTCTAATTCATACAATCCCCTCCTCATGGCCAAGGTCAAGCGGTCGGCGCCCACGCCCGCCGCCAAGGTCAAGAGGCCGGCGCCCACGCCCGCGGGGAATGTGATCGAAATCCCGTCGTCCCCCGACCCCTCCGTTGGCGGCAGCGCCAATGGGAGCACCTCGAAGAAGAAGGCGTGGAAAAGGTCCGCGCCGCTCGACTTCGACGACGAGGTCAAGATGTGGACCCCGCGGGAGAAGCGGCGCCTCGACGCGGATTGTCAAATCCTCGCCACCGACCCGCTCGCCGCCACTGAGGTGGCCTCCGCCGCCGCAAATGACGACGTCGCGGTCGTCGCCGAGCGGGGCAAGGTACGCACGCGACGAGAGCACGGGCtggtttttgtgtgtgtgtgtgtgtggcgGCGCGGTTGCAGAGGCGAGTTGTCGGATCTGAAATGTGCGATCTTTTGGTGTGGTATTGCAGGTGGCGTGCAGAGATTACCCCCATCCTAGGTCCGCTTGCGCCAAGCACCCATTTAACACTACGCCTCATGAGCGCCACTGCGGCAAGGTACTGTCGCGCCAAGCCTAACACTCCTCCTTGTTCGTGCGAACCTACATACATCATCATGCCAATCGTACCTAGCATTGCATTATGCTAACAGAATAGGCTTACTTCGTGCATTGTTCATTTAAgttttgtggggggggggggggtaaaaaTGAAGtcgttttttcttcttcaaaatATCATATCATGAACGCATATGGTGACTGGTAAGTTAGTTGCTCAAGTTGCATATTTGGTGATCTTCATGTAATCACAGTAGGCTGCCAGAATTGGCTATTCAAGCGGCATGGTTAAATGGACTCAATTAGCAACACTGCTACGCTTCGGACAAGGACAAAAGGTGGAAGGCTATGAGATCgtcatgaaaaaaatcaacGCAAATAAGGCCTAGTTAAGGCCAATACCGACTCATGGTTTGGAAATTGGCCGTTTTGCAGTTACTAGTCGGGTTGTTCTGATGGGAATGTTATTTTGCAGTGACTTGTACAGGGTTAGTACTGGAGACAGATCTTGTCCCGATGCTTGGTGCATCTGTGTACCACTTATCACAAGATATATAAGTATCTAAGAAGTAGCATCAATCTTGTGTTCCATTTAATTTCTCCATCTATGCATCTCTTTGTTTCTGAATTGTCCCCTCCAAATTGCTTACTGTCAATTCATTTACTTTAATCCCTTGAGATCTGCAAAATCGTTCCTATTTTTAAATGCCCATAATCCATTTATTATTTGCATTTATGATCTCGGTGCCCTTTTTCCCACATGAAGCTTTTCATTTCCGGTATGCCATTTTAAATTCTGCGACCTCTTTCATTGGAGAAAATAAATCACGGTCTGCCTCATGAGTCATGAGCACCACTGTTAGCTGGTACTGTCATGACAAGCCTAGCATTCAGTGCTTGTGAAAATTTACAGGATTGAATCATTGCAAACATTACATTATGTTTACATTGTGCACTTCTTCATTGAAGTTCAAGGAAAAATATTGAAACGTGCACATATTTGCTGATTGGCATGCTGGCTGCAAGAATGTGTTTGAGTGGAATGGTTGCCTTAGCTCAGTACGGTGTTGTTTGCTTTGCTAAGCCATTTGGATGACAATAGATATGAATCGCTGTCTTGTTTAAATTGATGTGCTATTATGACAAGTATACGTACCATCATGCCACTTAAAAGATGTAGGTCAAAATGCTAGCTTTTTAAGTCTCAAAGTGCTAATAGAGTAATAGTCAAGTTGTTGCTTGCTGCTATTGGACACTGCACAATGTTAGAATTGCATTATTGCTATCAGTTATCAGATTGTCACTAAAAATCTTTTCACATTGTGCTGCAGTGTTTCTGCTATGTGTGCGATATCGCTGCCCCATGTGTGTCTTGGAAGGGCGTTGGAGGGCACTGTCATGCTTCCGACAAGGACAAAAGGTGGAAGACTATGAGATTGTCGAGGCAGAAGCAACGGAAGTAGGGCCTAGTTAAGGCCACTCATGACTCTAGGTCTGGCAATCGGCCACTTTGCATTCGCTCATCGCGTTGTTCTGATGGGACGATTATCTTGCAGTAACTTGTACATGGCTAGTAGTATTGGCGATAGATCTTGTTCCAATGCTTGGTGTATCTGTACGCCACTTTTCGCAAACTGAAAGTATATAGTATATCTATCTCGCATTCCATCTAATTTCATCGCCCAAAAGCTTTTGCGAACCGAATCAAAAGCTTTTGCGATGTCTAATTTTAAGAGCAAAGCGGGTGTGCCATTACGATGGAAACGACGGGTTGTGTTTCTAACTGCCATAAAGTTCTCATAGATGTTGTGGCGCTTTATAAAAGCACTTTGGTATCAGGAGACAAGGGAGTCCACGTGGGGGGCTAGCCGCAACGCAAGAGTTTTGGATATTATTTTCGCTATGGAGTGAATGAGGCTAACCAGTCGATAGTTGGAGATTTTTTCAATCCTCCTTTAGTAGCAGAACAATATTAGCTGAGTTAAGGAGATTGAACCCTGAGGCCTGTAGATGATAGAAAGCATGTGCTGTAGCAACCAAGTCTTCTTTAATGATTTCCCAGTAATTTTTGAAGAAGATTCCGATGAAACTGTTGGGTCCTGGTGCCTTATCAGAAGGCATGGCAAGGATAGCCTGATGGATTTCCTCCCACTAGATGCTGCAAGTCAGCAAAGGTCTGGTTAAACCGCTCCCAAATGAGGTCAAAGGATCGAGGTGTAGGTCGATTTTTAGCATCGCAGCAAAGTGGTCTTGCACAACAACGACCTTATTATCATGGTTGGTGACCAACCCCTGGGACGAAGTCTTTGGATGTGCTTTTTCCGTCTCCTCACATTGACTTTGATGTGGAAGAATTTTGTATTTGcacccccctcccctccttaaGGTAGGATATTCTAGAGGCTTGCTGCTTCCTGGCATGCTCGATAGCTGCCAAACCCAAGATGTACCATTTAAGCCTAGAGCGCAAATGGAGTTCCTGGAAAGATAGCTCTCTTGATTCTTGCGCTTTGCCCAAGTGAGAGATGACATCCAATCATCTACAGCCATGTGGAGGGCGAGCTTAGCATCCGAGATTAGGCATTTACTCCATGCTTTAAGTTCCTTTGTTGTCACACGAAGCTTGTGGTAGAAAATGTGGAAGGGGTCAAGATGAGTAGTTGGCCGATTCCATGTTT is a genomic window of Phragmites australis chromosome 24, lpPhrAust1.1, whole genome shotgun sequence containing:
- the LOC133907815 gene encoding RPM1 interacting protein 13-like, whose translation is MAKVKRSAPTPAAKVKRPAPTPAGNVIEIPSSPDPSVGGSANGSTSKKKAWKRSAPLDFDDEVKMWTPREKRRLDADCQILATDPLAATEVASAAANDDVAVVAERGKVACRDYPHPRSACAKHPFNTTPHERHCGKCFCYVCDIAAPCVSWKGVGGHCHASDKDKRWKTMRLSRQKQRK